The following is a genomic window from Parus major isolate Abel chromosome 14, Parus_major1.1, whole genome shotgun sequence.
AGACAGCTTTGGCATAAGGTATcttctatgattttattttttagtgacTATATCAATAAAACCTTCTCCATGGTCTCTGCATTCCTTCCCTAAGTgtattcttttgcttttgtcaatctctttaaattcttctctgctcagctccctgTCTCTAGCACCATCACCAAGTTAAGATGTAGGAGGAACATTTCCTGGGTAATGTGTCCTGTGATTcagaaattctttaattttatgtgAAAAGGACTTTACAAAtgtgaagacatttttttttaatggcagcagaaatgcaggTCTTAGCTGATGACCAGTTCTCTAATAATGTGCCCTCTCCATCTCTGCTGGGTTTAAATACTGTGGTGAATACAGGATTTTTATGCACCAGCTACACAAGCAGATGTTTCTCGTTGCAGGGATGTGAATACCACGATCATGGAGCTCCTGATCATGGTGTATGCGTGTAAAACCTCCTGTGCCAAAAGCATTATTGGAGTGGTTCCTTACTTCCCCTACAGCAAACAGTGCAAGATGAGGAAAAGGGGCTCCATTGTCTCCAAATTGCTGGCCTCCATGATGTGCAAAGCTGGTAAGAATGTGGCTGTCCTTAAATAATCAGAGCGAAGGGGGCTCCTGCTGTCAGCTTCCAGCTTTAGAGAGATCTGCACACAAATTTGGactcagtttaaaaataactgcCAAGCTTTTAATGGGTTTGAAACCTATATAAAAAGGAGAATGTAATTAGAAATGTTTCCAAATGATGAGTTCATAAAAAACCTAAATTTGATACGACCGTTTTACATTGAGTTGTACTGAGCTGGTAAAATGAgtctgctgggctgagctgctttgGGCTGTGGTATTCACCTCTCATAATACCATCCTGGGCCTTTCTTACAGTCTGGAACAGTTGTGCCTTGtcatttctgtcttgttttttaCTTGTTGGATGAATGCACTTTGTCCTTTACATTTGAGACCATGTGGGAGAATGAGATTattcattttcacagccttcaaCACATTTTCTACTTCTTTGCTTTCACTCCCATCCCTGGGAAAAAGCAGACAGTTATAACAAACTGTGTGATCTGGGTTGTTATTTTGAGGTTTATGATTAGGAGCTTGGCCCATTCTTCAGGAATTCAGAATTAATGAGTATGCCAGGGTCTTGCTGTGTGACATCGGACAAATCAGTGCTTCCATTTTGTCCCATGTCCAGTGGAGAAGGCTCTTGCCTGCCTCAGTGTGGCACTGCAGAGTCAGATATGTGCAGTGTTCTGaggttcttttaaaaaaatcactgtagaAGCCTTAAAACTCATTAATGCCACTGTGCTTAAGAGggactgaaattaatttattatgtACTTTCACTTAGTGTTCTCATGCAGCTTAGAGATTTTCTGGACAAACTGCAGTGAAACTTAGAAAAATCAGGTGTCTGTTCTCTCTTACTTTCCTTGATGTGCTTTTCTGTATGTcgtattattttgttttaaaggactAACTCATCTTATTACCATGGATTTACATCAGAAGGAAATTCAGGGTTTCTTCAATATTCCAGTTGATAACTTGAGAGCATCCCCATTTTTACTGCAGTACATCCAAGAAGAGGTGAGGAAGGCCTGTTATTAcagttgatatttttaattattttttttgtcatgtctCAGGGCATCTGAAACAAATCCCTCTGAAAAGATTAACTcttcaaactgaattttaagGGGGGAAGGGTCATGTTGGGACAGCAAGTGGTGTTAGGAGCTGTTCGTTCTTCTCTTCCCAGGTTTaacttttgctttcctgaagaGCTGATGTTTTCTTACCCATGCAGcaatgctgtttttttcttagataTATTCCCctaacactggaaaaaaaaaaaaaaaaaagtattttcttgctCTTAATGTCCTCTTCCTTTCCTATTTCCAGTTTCCTTGACATTTATAGGCTGGGCTGCTCATGTGGGTATAAATTTAAATCCCATAATAAGAAACACTTTGGAAGTTGTAAACTATGAGAGAGCCTATTGATTGTGCTCTGAAAGTCAGGCTGGTGGGTGGAAATCTCACCCACTGTTTGCTCAGACTGCGTGTCTTGACTTGAGGAGCTTAACTTGGGATATTCTGTGCCTCTGTTTCTCCATCTTATTTTTATAAGAGTTTTGAGAAGTGCTAATGGTAGATTCGCCTGTACAAAATGTGCAAATGATAATTGTAGGTATAAGATGCGTGTTAAGCCTCTGACTAATGATAGTTTGGAATAAAGCAAGTGCTTTCTTCCTGGTGAGAGAAAAGGTTTAGCTCACTCTTGCTTTTGAATTGaagctatttctttttataGAGATAGGAATGCCTCAGTTTAAAAAACATAACACACCCCACCTCACCCCCTTAAAGAAACTTAAACCAACATGATTTTGTTATGACAGTATTAAAATCTGTTTGGGGTATCAGTTACCATTTGAATTCTTCATTATCATTTCATTTGGTAATAGAGACAAAAACTCCATTGGCAGAACAAAATTCAAGGCTCTGGCTTTGCCACAGTCATTCATCTTGTGTTCCAGGAGAGAAGTATTGCACATTGTAAGCACTTcctaacttaaaaaaaacccatgaaagaACAAAAGTGGAAAACCAAATACACAGACACAAGACAAGTTTTGCCTTGATGTGTTGCTTGAAAGTGTGGTTTATGGTCAATTACACGATCATGGTCCAGATTTGGTCTTGAAGCACATTTTGATTCTAGAGCTTTTAATGGTTTACACAGGATTGTTGCAGCTTTGAGTCTGACACTGCTGTGCAGTCCAACAAGTGACCATTTGTAGAGATCTGAAGTATGTGTAGAGAAGTTTTAAAAGATACTTTCGGTTCTTtatccctctgctcatccatGAGGGGATTTTCTAAAACCAGAGTTAACTGAATGGATCTGACCATGGGATCTGTACTGGCAAATACCTTCACCAGCCAGATCATTTATCTGTGCTTTGATCCATTGCCACTCAGGGGGAATTCAGAATTCAGCTCAAGTTCCTGGTGGCCACAACTTGCTGGATATCCTGTGCTGGGAGTGCCAGAGCTTTGAAAGCTGTGGAAATGATGGGATGTACCGAGGAGCATGAAATGGAGTCCAGCTTAATAAGAATGAAAGTCacttaaaaaacatttcactgaaagTTAGGAGGGCTTGTAGTTGGAAATTTATGCCTAGGTGTGAAGAGAATCACTTGCTGTTCTGGGATGAAGACAGTCCAATCAGTGAAATCCCTGtgatatgaaaataatttggtgCTTTCCTCTGTGTGCTTGGCAAATGTTGGATATTTTATGGCTTCTTTCCTTTACGCAGGTGTTAATCCCAGAGTGACATAACCCTTTGTTACATGGATTTGTTGACACCTCAGTGTCTTTGGGATGACACTTCTGGCTTTCTGACTTCATTTTTGAAAAGCCGAGAACAAATTTGGTAATTTGGCAGGGGAAAAATGAGGCAATGGTGTCTGAACTAGATCAAAGCCTTTATTATGTCAAGTGACAGGTCCTGCCTTGTCCATGCCTTCCATCATGTTAATCTTTGTAGCCTCTTGTATAACTCCGTGTTTGTAAAGGACAGAACATGCTGAATTCCCAGTTTATAGGTGGAGTTACTAACAGTGTGGATTGTTAATGTTGCCTGACGTCCTCAGaaaatttcttgctttctgttgGTTGAGCCCTTGCCCAAATTCcgaactcttttttttttcccatccccattccaggtagagcttttgaaaataatcaGCCAGTGCAGTTTGTGTAGGAAGAACTTACTTTGCCTGTGTTTGCAGAAACCCCAAGTATTTCTGTGCTCTAGAATGGGTATTTGACATCTGACAAGGTGGTGAGCTGCATGACAGGGTGTCATCCCCACAAATCTGTGAATTCCATCCCTAACAGATCAAATTGCAGGTATTTGGTGATCAGTATTCCATCCCTTAACACTGGGATTCTGAGGACTGGACCTGCTCTGTAGGACTTTGCTTGGCTCAGGACAGACAGGTTCTCTTTAAGCTGCTCTCCATAGAGATGGATCATCCCAGGATCATAAGagataataaatatataataaataaataggtgatcatcccagggcagcacagTGAAGGAAAAGTCTCTGTTTGCAAGGAGTGGGGTAAGATGAGATACCAGGAGAACTGCAGTTGTAGTTACTGTTGGAAAGGAGAACTGGAAGTGTGAATGGTGGAATGCTTGGGAAGTTACAAGCCAGATAAATCTGATGTAGAGTCTCTGTTAGCAGGGGAAATGGACATGAGGGTAAGAAACTTTTGAGAGCTGGGGAGTAAAATGCTGGTTAAATGGGGATCAGGAGCCTGGAGTGAAAAAACAGTATGAGAATGGGGCAGGGGCAGCAAACTCAGGAGCAGATTGTGTTGGGATGCCTGACTGAAGCACATCTCAGACATCAGAGGGAAACCCAGAGTTCCTGGCCTCATCCCTCTGGTGCTGTCAGCAtttgcagcagcatctcctcgTACTGACCAGCGTGGGAGAGTTTGCAGCACTGTGAGACTGTGCCTCCAGGATCAGTGCAGTGACTGTGGAAGTTTTATGCTTTCTGATGGTCCATAGAAAGTCAGTATGAGGTGATGGAGAGGCGTGACTTTTCTTGGGGTACTCTATATGACAATAGGAAGTTGTAAAATTCTGGGTTTTAGTGATTAAAGACAATTTGGGTTGAACAGGAAACTTTAATTTTGATGGTTTCCTGGTTTTTTTAACACTTGTGGGTGGAACCCTGATGTCCTAAAGCAGTTACTTTTCTATTATCTGTACTGTAAAATGGGCTTTCTAAAAGGTACAGTTTGAAGTTAATATCTGAATTTTCTAAATACATGTTTTTACTGAGCTGTCAGTCCTGATCATGTACCATGGATTCTTGAGGTTGCTTTCTTAGGTAAAATGTTCGATGCTTAAAATTCTTCTGACAAAATAAAGTTCTCTGATTCTTACTGAGTTTAAATCTGTCTAAAGATATGAAGTGGACATTGCTATCTGTTATTTACTACAGATACCAGACTACAGGAATGCTGTAATTGTGGCCAAATCTCCTGCGTCTGCAAAGAGGTGGGTAAGATCTGCTCTCTTGCCTTAGAGCAGAAAATCTCTGTTGGGATTTTGTTCTTAGGATCAAGTGAAGGACAAATACCCAATAATTAGAAGATGCAGCCTTCACACCCCTCCCAATTCTCCTCTGTCAGCTGTGTAGTTTTTACATCATCGCTGTAATCATAATAAATctgagagtgaaaaaaaatatacaaaaggATGTGGTAAATCAGTGCAGTGCTTATGATTAAGAAGGTTTTTAATCATGTTATATTTGTGTGCATTTACATTATAAAACTCCTGCTGTAAAcgaggaaaagcagctgggagtATAATGCCATTAATCCAGATGACTTTCTTAACACTGGCATAATTAAGAACATGGCTGATCAGATCCTAAATACAGATGGTGAAATGGGGTTTGCTGTTTGAGATGATTGTGATTGTCAAATCTTTGGTGGTTGAATGACTGTTGTTAATCCATGAAGCTTTTTAGTTGACCATTCCTAAACTCTGGAATTACAATGCTGTCAGCAGGTGCTGTAAGAGCTGGATGATGGTTTAAGAGATGCTCTATTTGCTGTGGTGACAAACCAAGGGTTTGTTGAAAAGATATTTAGACTTCCATGCCAAAAAATTGTGATACTccatattttccttattttctgtaacaaatcactttttgtcatctttttctccagcagtactttttgtgatttcttttgttttggccAGGTAATTttagatttgtttcttttccattcttttccatGGTGTCTTGGGTGGAGGCAAGTGTTTGTTGCAGCATTTTAATGCTCATCCAGTAATTGTCAATGCCAGCAAAGAGACATGAGTTGCACATCATGCAGTGATTTATGGAGGAGAGGATCCCAGAACTCTATTGTTTAGCTTCTTCACATGTTCCTATGAGTATTTAAGGACAGTATTTGAAGAGTTACATTGTACTAGGAGAGGGATAATTGGATGTTTCAGCCTAATCCAGGCTGAAAACAATCTAGGAAAATACTTTTGATGAATGCCTGCTTGTGAAAAAGAACCCCTGTGTGGGGAAGTTCAGAATGCCTCTGTGGTTTCTGAGCtcactggaaaattaataaatcatttGGCTGTTACTTTGAACTTTATTCAGTTTAATACTGCATTTTAAGGTAATTAATACGGTTTTATTGATAGAATTATTCCTGCTAAGTCATTACTCTTAATGTTTGTAATAATAATTACCTGTAATTTAATACTTGCAAAAGCATTATAACTGTATGATAACCACAGGGTGGAAGATTCTCCATTTTTAATTAACTAAGTATCACAATGGGCAAATTATTCTCTGGACTTTGGATTGTTTGGATAGTGAAATAAGGCTTAAGGACAGAGGAGGTGATTCAGGCACAGGTCTGAGGTGCTGATGTTAGGGCAGAGTGAATCACTCTGGATGTGCTGGCCTTGCTTGGACCAGAGGAGGCTTGGATGGGTGGCTTAGGCAGGATCACAAACCCTTGGGTGTGCAAGGTAAGGTGGGATGGATGTGCTAATTTGTATTTGCTGCTTCCAATATCTGGGATGCAAATTCCTATTTTCCTGactctctgcttttcccactcCCCCAACTAGCCTTACACTTCTTTACAGAAATTTCTAATTTTAGTTgaagaaatgctgcagtgtgAAGGAACTTCATGTCAGCTAATTAAAATCCAAGCTGTTCAACTCCAAGTGTGGTTTGTCAGGCAGAATGATCATCTAGATCCCCTTTTCCATAGGGTAGCTCAGGTTATGTGTCAGCAGGTCAGGGATATTGTCTTTATTTAGTAGTAAATAAATAGGTGAAcacttgttttctcttttgataTGAGTCATTTTCTTCCTATTAAATGTAGACAATTCAGACATCAGGGCTGTTCTTGGTTACTGTTAGATGTGTCCTGCTAAAGCCTGGGATTCCAAGGATGCTGAAGTGTTATTTTCTGCACTGGGAAGTGTATAAGGCTGGGaagtgttattttattttggctgtTGGGCAAAGCAGAAGGGAGTAGTCAGCATTTTGTGACTTGCAGCATTTATCCCGTTGCTTTAAGGCCCATATGGATGTTCTGAAAGTCATTCTAACTTTAACAAACCTGATAAAAACAAGATACTGAGGGGCAacttatttcttctgtgaatTCTCCTAAAATTTTAGGATCGTTTGACTTCCCTCTGaaacattagaaataaaatgaaaataggtTAGGATTGTACACAGgtgtgaattattttaaatttaacctTTTCCTGGGTTCTTTTAACCCTTCCCCTGCAGGGCACAGTCGTTTGCCGAGCGCTTGCGGTTGGGAATCGCCGTGATCCACGGGGAAGCTCAGGATGCTGAGTCTGACATGGTGGATGGTCGGCACTCCCCTCCTACAGCCAAATACGTAGCTGCTATCCACCCCAGCCTGGAGATCCCCAGTAAGTAAGTGTGTGTGGGAAGGTGTTACCTGGTGTTTTTGTGGCTTTAGGGGTTTGGTTTGGCAGGCATGGACAGTCTAAAAGGAGCAGttcttcacagagaaaagagaaaaagtacaTATTTCATAATGGGGAGAATATGATTCCTTCTTGCTTGAATGTGGATGTGACCTACAGCTACACCTCCAAAACTGCAGGGCATAAACCCAGCGTGGCTGTCAATGGATGACTGAACTGGTTGTGTCTGCGAGCCACTCTATGttgaaattaagaattaattgAATTGGTAAAGAATTCAGGTATAAATTAAtgcagttaatattttaattaagctTAAAAAATGATTTATGTATTAGAATCCTGCTGGTTTTCTCAGTAGTGCTGTTGAAATAGTTGCTGCTTCATGTCTCTAATAGTGATGACCCATCAGCCATTTCCATAgttcaaataaattatataaatttcctcttttctttctcttctgtctttcttttctttctttcttttctcttttaatcaGTGCTGATTCCCAAGGAAAAACCACCCATCACAGTTGTTGGAGATGTAGGAGGAAGAATAGCTATCATTGTGGTAAGTGAGATGCCATTAGTTCTTCTAAATCATACTAAACATGttaaagctgcagaaatcaaGTATCTGTTCCATATCAGCCGCTAAACTTTGGTTGCTGGTGGACTTCTGGATAGGATGGGGCAGCACTGAGTACACTCACAAAACTGGCTGGGAGCTCTGAAGGGATCCACTCTGAAAGCAGCACTGGGACCTTGTTTCCATGAGCAGAGCAGGTGAAATTCAGTTCAGTGCTTACCTGAAGGGGTTCAGCTGCTGCATGCACACCACAGGAGGGGAGAGTCACCCTGTTCCTACTGCTGACTTTAGAAATGCCAGTGAAGCTGAGGTGATGGACATGGACTTCTTGGAACAAGTCTGGAGGAGGCcaccaggatgatcagagggatggagcagctctgctgtgaggggaggctgaaagctttttttttttctgaattgttcagcctggaaaagagaaggatctggggtgacctaattgtggtTTTCCAGTACCTGGAGAGGGcctgcaagaaagatggagagagactatttataagggcctgcagtgacaggacaagggggaatggcttcagacttACAGGAAAGTAGGGTTAGATTGGATATAAGGAAGAGATTCTTTCCTATGAGGgtagctgtggctgccccatccctggaagcattcaaggccaggctgtgTGGAACTCTGAGCAAAGGTCTAATGGCAgggcttggaatgagatgatctttaaggtcccttccaacccaggccattccatgattccttgATGCACTCATGATTTCTCTAAAGCAGAGTGTAATTTCTGGGTTTGTCaagaaaaagagcaattttCAGATAGTTTGGGGTTTGTTACGCTTGGTAAAGCTGTGCTGCCAGTCAGATGTGCTCTGTTGGTTTGTCTGGTGTGGTGAACCCTCGGTGACTGGGATTTTGGCAGGATGACATCATAGATGACGTTGACAGCtttctggctgcagctgagaCCCTCAAGGAGAGAGGGGCCTACAAGATCTTTGTCATGGCCACCCACGGCCTGCTGTCCTCAGACGCTCCCCGGCTGATTGAGGAGTCTGCCATCGATGAAGTGAGTGTGGAATCTGAGCTCTCATCCAGTGATTTGGGGCTTTTCTAAGCAAGCAGTTCTCTCCTGATTTGATTATTGACACATAGGTCAATAACCAGGTTCCTGGTTCAGGCTTTCTTACTCTGGAATTGTGTGG
Proteins encoded in this region:
- the PRPSAP2 gene encoding phosphoribosyl pyrophosphate synthase-associated protein 2, whose product is MFCVPSTEIGAIMNITKGGLVLFSANSNPSCMELSRRIAERLGVEMGKVQVYQEPNRETRVQIQESVRGKDVFIIQTVSKDVNTTIMELLIMVYACKTSCAKSIIGVVPYFPYSKQCKMRKRGSIVSKLLASMMCKAGLTHLITMDLHQKEIQGFFNIPVDNLRASPFLLQYIQEEIPDYRNAVIVAKSPASAKRAQSFAERLRLGIAVIHGEAQDAESDMVDGRHSPPTAKYVAAIHPSLEIPMLIPKEKPPITVVGDVGGRIAIIVDDIIDDVDSFLAAAETLKERGAYKIFVMATHGLLSSDAPRLIEESAIDEVVVTNTIPHEIQKLQCPKIKTVDISMILSEAIRRIHNGESMSYLFRNIGVDD